In Anolis carolinensis isolate JA03-04 chromosome 4, rAnoCar3.1.pri, whole genome shotgun sequence, the genomic window cttCTAATGAAGGCAAAATACATGCCTCCTCCAAGACCACCAGCACATCTTCCCAATGTAAGAGTGTTACAGTCAGCTTCCTCAAATCCAGGTACCTAATTTGTATATTATgcagattattataattatgaaaTTTCAACATAATTAACCGTGACATTTTCTCTTCCACTATGCTTCaacttttgtactgtttttacagttaaaattattcttccacaatttagaatcagactaaagagattagggaaaacacatagaccagttagatatgatctcacagatattcctagtgaatatgtaGTGGAGATGAAGAATAGATTTAAGAGATGAGATTGAATAAGTAGAATCCCAGAAAAACTATGAACAGAAATTTGCAACATTGTTCAAGAGgtggcaacaaagtacgtcctaaaaaaaaaagaaaaccaagaaggcaagatggttttcTGCTGAGATACGGGAAgaagcccaagaaagaaggaaagcaaaaggaaacagtgatagggggagagaTGCCCAATTAAATGCCCAATTCCAGAAGTTAGCCGGAAGAGATaagaaactatttttaaacaagcaatgcatggaagtggaagaagacaatagaataggaaggacaagagacctcttccagaaaattagaaacatcagaGGTGATCAGAAAAAAAAGATAGCAAGGaggctgaagagatcaagagaaggtggtgagactatacagaagatctgaataggaaggataataatatcgaggatagctttgacagtgcgGTGAGTGAatcagaaccagacatcctgaggagtgaggttgaatgggccgtaagaagcattgctaataacaaggcagcaggagacgacggaaACCCAGCTgacctgtttaaaatcttgaaagatgatgctgtcaaggtgatgcatgtcatatgccagcaaatatggaaaacacaataatggccatcagattgtaaaaaaaacaacttttatccccataccaaaaaagggaaactttcgtacagtggcacttatttcacatgtcaGTAAGGTAAtcctcaagatcctgcaaggtagactccagcaatacatggagcgagaattGCCAGATGCACatgctgggtttagaaaaggcagaggaatgagagaccaaattgccaatatccgctggataatggaggaagctagggagtttcagaaaaacatctatttctgttttgttgACTATtataaagccttcgactgtgtggaacataataaattgtggcaagttcttggttgTATGggtataccaagtcaccttgtctgtctcctgaggaatctgtataaagaccaagtagccacagtaagaacagaccacggaagtacagattggttcaagattgggaaaggaggacggcagggctgtatactttcagtctacttattcaacttgtacgcagaacacatcatgtgacatgcagggcttgatgaattcaaggctggagtttaaattgctggaagaaacgttAACAGTCTCAAATATGCAGATAATACCACTttaatggctgaaagcaaggaagaGCTGatgagccttataaccaaggtgaaagaagaaagtgcaaaagctgggttgcagtaaaaaaaaaaagattatgacaaccagactgattaatgactggcaaatagagggagaaaacgtggagggagtgacacactttatatttctaggcgtggatattactgcagacgcagactgcagccaggaaatcagaagacatttacttcttggaaggaaaacaatgaccaatctcgataaaatagtgaaaaatagagacatcacactggcaacgaaggtttgCATAGTTAAAGCTATGGTATACCctgtagtaatctatggatgtgagagctggaccatgagaaaggctgagcgaaagaagatagatgcatttgaactgtggtattggaggaaaattctgagagtgccttggactgcaagaagatccaaccagtccatactcctggAAAGagtgcccaactgctcactggaaggaaggatattagaggcaaagatgaagtactttggccacatcatgagaagacaggaaagcttggagaaaataatgatgctgggggaaaaggaaaaaaggctgaccaagggcaagatggatggacgtatccttgaagtgactgtcttgaccctgaaggagctgCGGGTAGCAactgccgacagggagctctggcgtgggctggtccttgaggtcacaaagagttggaagtgactgaatcaataaataacaaaacagttGAAATTAATCCAAGGCAGCCAGTACAGATTAATTTAATTCAAAATGCTAGGGATTTGAAACAGGGAGATCAAAATCTGTGCTTGGTTATGGAATTAGCCGTGGGACGATAGGCCCTCACTCCTCAGCAAAACTATGTTAAAATCCAGTTACTTATTGTATTCTGTTGCTTGCACCTGTCACTCTCCACTCCTCTCTCCTCCCTCTGTTGTCTCACTTCTTACAGTATACTCTTACACACTCTTTACACACTCACAGTTCAGTCTCCCACCTGCGTGTTACATCTGTTGACACGCTTGCAGTGTCCTTTATTTTCTGCACTCCACCTCTCACAGTGCTCAGTCTTCCTTACCTCACCTCACCTTGTGTTCTCAACCCTCTTCCACTTGTTccttacatattttatttatttattgacttgcTTACTTTttgtcctgcctttctcacaTCAGTGAGAATGAGTCCTATAGTACTCTGCAGAACTACCATGACATAGAGTTAACCACCTCTGTCACAGAAGAAAacaatgttttaataatatttttaaagtatttatcaTTTCTAAAAGTAAACACctgatttagattttttttttaaaattcagcttTTAAAATGCATCGTTAGGGAGTATGTGAGAATATTTCATGCATGAGAGTAAAGAGAGTATGCGCTGTTAAAGATGATGCATGCTATTTGCgtttttaaagtatttgtatTCAAAATATTGTGTGAATGTACAAAAATCCCCTATGTATCAATTAATCTAGTGCATTTTCTTAGTTGATTAAAAGTTGTCACGCAATTAATTTACCTGATTAATCAGCTTAAGTGTTGCAATCCTATTAGTTCAATTTTTATCCCACCAAAGAATAGGTGGAAATTGCACAAGTTAAATTTAATAACATATTAAATCTAAATTACCTCAGCTGCTTATTATCCATCTCAAGTGTCTGTTTGAAAAACATTTGGACTTGAACTTTGACATAATTCAAGAAAAATCTGCAACTGTGGGGTATCTTCCAATAATGCCTCTTTCTGgatcctttttaaaatgttgcatagGATGTAAAATCAAGAATCCTCTCTTAAACAGTGAATGAAATTGATAAAGGTGGTAAACAGAGTCCACAGATATTAAAGGTTTTGAAGTTTAAAATGACAGATTTGCAGCATACATTCATTTCATGTAGCAGCTGTTCCATTTCCAGTTATTAAAACAGATTTTTCATCTTCTGCATTACTTCTAGTATGGAGAACTTTTTCTACTTGCTTCTGGTACTGGACTGGCACCAATGCTTCCTATCCTTAAGTACATCACAGACAATGAGGATGACGAAACATTTGTAACCCTAGTGGGCTGTTTCAGGacatttgaaaacatttacttGAAGTCTCGCCTACAAGAACAGTCTCAGTTTTGGAACATAAGGACATTTTATGTATTAAGCCAGGTAATATTCCTATAGGAGTGTACCTCTCCCTATACCTGTATGATAATATATGAAACATTTGATATATATGAGCATTCTGACTATGGGGATTGCAACTGGCTCATATGTACGAGAATACAGGTTCAGTTTTAGTAATACACGTGAGGCACTACTGGTCTATGATAATAACATTCAGTTTGATGGATCTGTACCCATTAACACAAGGTGGATATCTGAATTCCTATTATTTTCTTATAAGATAACTGAGTCAGTGTGTCAatttaaaagtaaaagaaaatcaGTCAGTACCCAAAGATTATCACCTCGAGATTATTAAAGTGTAAGCTTAGATGCTTATATTTTGATCAAAAGTTGACATTCCTTCAAAACAGAATGTTAAATATACCTTAAGGTtgccttatttatttgttttcctgtttaactgtaaGCTAAATTCCGGGTATTGTGAGGAATTAATCTGAACACACGAAATCCTAAGTGGATCAAAAGTCACAAAAGCatctgatgttttaataactGTTCAAAAAGGTGAAAATATTTTACACATAATATGATGTAATcacctatatatactgtatatgctaCTATgatattgtaaattaaaaacaaaaaataaaggagtTACTAAATATTGAAAtttctttgtgacttttggcctgCCCTGTATATCTATATCAACTCAAAGTGGCTCAGTCCTTGACCTGCAGATCCTAAGTCAGGACCGGCAACAAGAAGGTTACTCAAATCAATTTTCTTCTTCAAGCCAGGTGATGCCCTTATCAAGGTAATGCAAGAAGAGTTTGCTTAGAATACTTTTTGAAGACGTAGTATTCCATTAGATGCCCATTTATGGAGAAAATAGAATATGACTCAATCCTAGTTATAGgggcaaagtaaaaatacatacatattttgcaTGACTTGCAACTGGGCAGGTACAATTGGATCTCAGTGCCTTCATCTGACAATATATTTCTTTATTCTGATGTTCTAAACTGTGATACAACATAATAAACAAAGGTTTATTGCTGAATCCTAATTTGTCAGAAGACACACTATGCATGGCAGGCAACCAAAGAAACCTTGTTTTCCTGAATTCCATGTTTTCTGCCTCTTTTATCACCTCCTGTTCATGAGAAATGAAAGCCAGAGTTTGCAAATCAACCCACTCCCATGGTTTCAGATTGTAGTTTGTGGCTAGTGAACAAATTATGGCTTGTAAGGAGAGATAGATTTGCATATCACAaaacagatctctctctctctctctctctctctctctctctctctctctctctctctctctctctctctctctctcccctccctccctccctccctccctctgtgtgtgtgtgtgtgtgtatgacacacagtagaatctcgcttatccaacctttgcttatccaacgttctgtattatccaacatagcctttcagtagtcaatgtttccaatacattgcaatgttttggtactaaattcgtaaatacagtaattactatataacgttaccgtgtattgaactgttttttctgtcaatttgttgtaaaacaggatgttttggtgcttaatttgtaaaatcataacgtaatttgactttaaataggcttttctttaatccctccttattatccaacattttcgcttatccaacattctgctggcccgtttatgttggataagcgagactctactgtatatgtgtgtgtgtgtgtgtgtgtattacgcCCTCTTGGGACATGCCAGCATGGTTTATAATTTCTACATCTTTGCACTCGGATAATTGGGATTGGAAATTATTAGTCAGGAAGAATAAACCTTTCTGTTTAATTTGTCTACACTTagccttaaaaaacaaaacaaaagtgatAGATCCATCTAAACATAGTTATGAGTAGCTTAAGATAAATTTAGACAGTTGAAGAGTATACTTTTATGCAGCCGTTTATAAAGATTAGCAAGACTATTGTACATTAAAACTTCCTTCCCCTAACTGTAGAGACAAGTTACCTATTAAATGATGGATGAATATACATAGATCTCTCtcaggctggacctacactgccctatatcccaggatctgatcccagattattatcaggcagtgtactcatataatccaatgcaaagcagataatctgtaatcagatcctgagatatatggcagtgtagaaggggtctcagtgaAGTTACAGAGAAAATCTTTGCAGAGCATAAGTGTTTTTTGATGTTTCCCAATCTCCTTTAATAAATATAGTATTCACCATATTTCCTGACATAATTTTGTAAATGTGTCATGTCTTTTGCCTCTTCAGGAACATTCACTTGAAAATCTGCCATGGAGCTTTCGAGAGAAGACACACATTGGTCGAATAAATGAAGACTTGATTAAGAGTATGATGAAAACATGTAGAAGACAACCTTTTGTACTGATATGTGGCTCAGTGACATTTAGTGAAGAtatggaaaaatatttgaaagctaTTGGTCTTGGAGAagaatcatattttatattttaaagaatttGAAGTAAATGATACATCTTTGCTACAAATAACTACAGATGATAAGTTCCATCATTCTATTCATGTTTGTGTTATCAATTTTCAAAGCAATCTTATAAGTTAGCAGATAATAAAGTGAGGCCAACAATTAGGTCTATTTCAAGGGACATAGGGGAGAATATTGAGCTGATACTTTAACCTGATTTAATTAATATTAGTGATGCCAAGAAAAATATAGTGATGCCAAGAAAAActtattatttacttacttaataTTACTTTTTGTTGAGGGGTGAAATTGTCATTGCTCCCACCTGAGGCTGGGAGAGTGCAATCCACCCCGTGGAGTTCTGTGGCCAAGGAGACTTTGAACCCTGGAGTCCTGtccctacaccacactggctctctccaGAAAAATAATGCCTTGACTAGAGGTAGCCATGACTCCTTCCATGTCTGTACAACTGGACTTTTcaattctgtgagttgtagtccaaaaaagtaacttttcaaagctctatGGATAAAAACGAATTATCTTGCATGGATACACACTTTAGGAAGACTGTAAAGAGCATCTGAGTAGTCTGAATCACTTCTAAGGGCCCTTGCAGACAatccctatatcctaggatctgatcccaggttttctgctggattatatgagtctgcactgccaaataatctaggataaacagattatcagatcctgggatatagggcctgtctggaagggccctatgtaaaCAGGCTTGAGATTGTTCTATCAGCATCACAAGAGTTTTACTTATGTTCTGGGACCATAGATCAGAATTCACAGAATTAACTATCATTTCCATTGCTGCTAACTCTGCTGAAGATGGATGTTGtaatatatgaaatatttttatatattggtGTGAAAACTGGACAATTAACAAAGCTAACGAAAGAGAATTGAGTTTTTTGAGATACTGTACTGGAGGAGAGTTCTACAAATACCATGCTCTGCCTAAAAGATCAATACAGAGAGCAAATGAAGCCAAAATTTTCCCCAGATCAAATAACCAAACATAAGCTATTGTACATTGGTCACATCATATGATGGCACAACTCATCAGAAAAGACTATAGTGCTTGATAATGCAAGAGGCagtaagaaaaaaggaaggcCACATTACAGACCACAAgaccagatgaccaaacatgcagaaagaaaagaCATAGTAGTAATGGGGAATTTCAACtgctctgatatttgttggaaacaaACTTTGCTAAGAGtacaaaatccaacaaataccTCACTTGCCTTTCAGGCagttttattgtccagaaggtagaagaggcaacaagggaatCGGCTATTCTGGATTTGATCCTAACCAAAACTGATGatctggtcaatggagtggaagtggtgtgatccttaggtgggagtgatcATGTGCTCCTAGAGTTTCTGATATAAAAGAAGggtgaaactaagagaagtcaaacacacattctagaTTTTAGGAGAGCTAACTtcataaaatttaataaaatactgagtgtgattccatggacaggaatactaaaaaAGAAGGGATTAATGAtgaatgggagtttcttaaaagtgaggtACTGacggcacaattgcaaacagtgccagcaaggaaaaaaaataggagaagtgtaaaacaaccagaatggatgtccaaagaactttcaactgagctaagatttaaaagagacatgcacaagagatagaaaaggggggaaatcaccaaagaggtattcaaacaaataaccagcaTATGTAGGTAAAAGTTGTGTGAAgttaaggcacaaaatgaactcaAGCTAGCCAGggagattaaaaccaataaaaagggattctttggttatgtcagtagaaaaaggaagaaaaaagaaatgatagGGCCTCTTtgaggagaaggtggtgaaatgctaacaggagatagggaaaaggcagagctgctcaataCCCTCTTTGCCTCAATCCTCTCCCAAAAGGCGATTGGGGTTCAACCTGAGCAAAACGGAGCGTACAAGGTAATAgggaaaatgcaacccaaaataagtaaagtAGTAGTCCAGGAGTACCTGGcatctctaaatgaattcaagtctctagGGCCATataaactacatccaagagtattgaaggaactaacaGAAGTCATTGCAGAACCACCAGCAATAATCTtttagaattcttggagaacagaagtcccagcagactggaggaaggcaaatgttgtccctatcttcaagaagggaaaaagaacccaaacaattactgtccagtcagcctgacatcaatatcaggaaaagattctggagcaaaacattaaggaggcagtttgcagtcacttagaaagaaatgctgtgattactaaaagtcaccatggatttctcaaaaacaagtcatgccaaactaatcttatctcttttttcaatagagttacaagcttggtagatacaGGGGCTGCtgtagatgtagcatatcttgatttcagtaaggccttcgacaaagtcccccatgactttcttgcaagcaaattagtcaaatgtgtGCTAGGAAATACTATTAGATGgacctgtaattggttaagcgactgaACCCAAGGAGTGCCCACGAATGGCTCCACTGACTCAGGACACCTGACCCAACAACACTACATGTCaaagagatcttggagttttagtggacaacaagttgaacatgagccaacaatgtgatacaggAACTAaacagccaatgagattttgagctgcatcaaaaggtctagatcaggggtcccc contains:
- the LOC100565827 gene encoding NADH-cytochrome b5 reductase-like isoform X2; protein product: MGRGQSQKRQKPPDKEEASTNSELTPETFMPFIICSVDQLSEDTYQYTFELPENSRLGLSLGQHVVLRGLVNGLEVQRAYTPISPVNAEGYFEVLIKCYGAGLMSQYIKSWKEGDVVFWRGPFGGFPYVANKYGELFLLASGTGLAPMLPILKYITDNEDDETFVTLVGCFRTFENIYLKSRLQEQSQFWNIRTFYVLSQEHSLENLPWSFREKTHIGRINEDLIKSMMKTCRRQPFVLICGSVTFSEDMEKYLKAIGLGEESYFIF
- the LOC100565827 gene encoding NADH-cytochrome b5 reductase-like isoform X3, giving the protein MLHLYLSTNSELTPETFMPFIICSVDQLSEDTYQYTFELPENSRLGLSLGQHVVLRGLVNGLEVQRAYTPISPVNAEGYFEVLIKCYGAGLMSQYIKSWKEGDVVFWRGPFGGFPYVANKYGELFLLASGTGLAPMLPILKYITDNEDDETFVTLVGCFRTFENIYLKSRLQEQSQFWNIRTFYVLSQEHSLENLPWSFREKTHIGRINEDLIKSMMKTCRRQPFVLICGSVTFSEDMEKYLKAIGLGEESYFIF